A genomic window from Silene latifolia isolate original U9 population chromosome 11, ASM4854445v1, whole genome shotgun sequence includes:
- the LOC141611054 gene encoding cytochrome P450 86B1-like, producing MNNQTNTTTFSSSSSSSFFLPSSETMVVGKVFSLGVFSLHDIQILEIFLAVIVFVVIHSLRQKKHQGLAVWPFVGMLPSLIFGLRLNMYEWLTGVLCRQNGTFHFKGPWFTNLNCVVTADPRNLEHLLKTRFTNFPKGEYFRSSLRDLLGDGIFNADNETWQRQRKTASIEFHSAKFRNLTTESLLELVHKRLVPVLEESLGNSMAFDLQDVLLRLTFDNVCMMAFGVDPGCLSLGLPEVPFAQAFEKATEATVLRFVTPTAIWKAMRYLNIGPEKDLKEAIKGVNVFADDVIRTRKKELALQDENNKQKSDLLTIFMRLKDDDGKPFSDRFLRDICVNFILAGRDTSSVALSWFFWLIDQHPEVEEKILEEISRIIGQRDNEGNEDSTGSLVFRAEEIKKMEYLHAAISEALRLYPSVPVDHKEVVQEDIFPDGTLLKKGTKVIYTIYAMGRMEAIWGKDCRKYKPERWLRDGRFMSESAYKFTAFNGGPRLCLGKDFAYYQMKFVAASIIYRYHVKLVKNHRVEPKLALTMYMKHGLKVNLIRRDDYEVQKSKVPYC from the exons ATGAATAACCAAACCAACACCACGACGTTTTCTTCGTCTTCATCGTCTTCATTTTTTCTCCCTTCTTCTGAAACCATGGTAGTGGGAAAAGTTTTTTCTCTAGGAGTTTTTTCGTTACACGACATTCAAATCTTAGAGATATTTCTAGCTGTGATTGTTTTTGTGGTAATACATTCTCTTAGGCAAAAGAAACATCAAGGGTTAGCTGTATGGCCATTTGTAGGGATGTTACCGTCGTTGATCTTTGGTTTAAGGCTTAACATGTATGAATGGCTTACCGGGGTTTTATGTCGTCAGAACGGGACTTTCCACTTTAAAGGTCCTTGGTTCACTAACCTTAACTGTGTGGTAACGGCTGATCCTCGGAATTTGGAACACTTGTTGAAAACAAGGTTCACAAACTTTCCGAAAGGTGAGTATTTTAGGAGCTCGTTAAGGGATCTTCTAGGGGATGGGATTTTTAATGCCGATAATGAGACATGGCAGAGGCAAAGAAAGACTGCAAGCATTGAATTCCATTCAGCCAAGTTCCGTAATCTCACCACTGAGTCCTTGCTTGAGTTAGTTCACAAGAGACTCGTTCCTGTTTTAGAGGAGTCCTTGGGGAATTCTATGGCCTTTGACTTACAGGATGTGCTCTTACGACTGACGTTTGATAACGTGTGTATGATGGCTTTTGGGGTTGATCCTGGCTGCCTGAGTCTGGGACTACCGGAAGTTCCCTTTGCTCAGGCGTTTGAAAAAGCGACTGAGGCAACAGTTCTTCGGTTTGTCACCCCAACTGCTATATGGAAGGCAATGAGATATCTCAACATTGGACCAGAGAAAGACCTGAAAGAAGCAATCAAAGGCGTTAACGTATTTGCTGATGATGTCATTAGGACTCGGAAAAAGGAGCTTGCATTACAAGATGAGAACAACAAACAGAAATCTGATTTGTTAACTATTTTCATGAGGTTGAAGGATGATGATGGGAAGCCATTTTCTGATAGGTTTCTACGAGATATTTGCGTAAATTTCATCCTTGCTGGAAGAGACACGTCGTCTGTAGCACTCAGCTGGTTTTTCTGGCTTATTGATCAGCATCCTGAGGTGGAGGAGAAGATTTTAGAAGAGATCTCACGGATAATTGGCCAACGGGACAACGAAGGCAATGAAGATAGTACAGGTTCTCTGGTTTTTCGGGCAGAGGAGATAAAGAAGATGGAATATTTGCATGCTGCCATCTCAGAGGCTCTCAGACTATACCCTTCAGTGCCTGTAGATCACAAAGAA GTCGTTCAGGAAGATATCTTCCCAGATGGGACATTGCTGAAGAAAGGGACAAAAGTAATATACACTATCTACGCGATGGGAAGAATGGAAGCTATCTGGGGAAAGGACTGCAGAAAATACAAGCCAGAGAGGTGGCTTAGAGATGGTCGGTTTATGAGCGAGTCAGCATACAAATTCACAGCATTCAATGGAGGACCTAGACTATGCTTAGGCAAAGACTTTGCTTATTACCAAATGAAGTTTGTTGCTGCCTCCATCATCTACCGATATCATGTGAAGTTGGTGAAAAATCATCGTGTTGAACCAAAGCTCGCCTTGACTATGTATATGAAGCATGGATTAAAAGTAAATCTCATCAGGCGTGACGACTATGAGGTTCAAAAATCAAAAGTACCTTACTGTTAA
- the LOC141611057 gene encoding serine carboxypeptidase-like 34 yields the protein MAYQYSNAISLSFLFLFLIRVGAVTHGLSPAVLAEQKADRVVDLPGQPHVGFKHYAGYITVNESHGRALFYWFFEAVHKPQNKPLVLWLNGGPGCSSIGYGQSEELGPFFPQKGRQPKLKFNKHAWNKAANLLFVESPVGVGFSYTNTSSDIPALGDSITAKDSYAFLVNWFKRFPQFKSHEFYITGESYAGHYVPQLAEVIFDMNKIASKANYINLKGFLIGNALLDDETDQTGMVDYAWDHAVISDKVYQDIKSNCNFKSNNLSVACNNALNEYFLVYNIIDMYSLYAPTCVEKSSTSTRQRSAINGAAPHLFSKFEQWHRKPAGYDPCVETYTQEYLNRPDVQAALHANVTKIPYNWTHCSDIISTWGDAPASILPVVKKLVNGGLRIWVYSGDTDGRIPVTATRMTLNKLGLKTVQEWTPWYSKQQVGGWSIGYDGLTFVTVRGAGHQVPTFKPKEALLLLKHYLANKTMPSKPF from the exons ATGGCATATCAATACAGTAATGCTATCAGTCtgtctttcctttttctttttcttatacGTGTCGGGGCAGTAACTCATGGGCTGAGTCCAGCAGTGCTGGCAGAACAGAAGGCAGACCGAGTCGTGGACCTGCCTGGACAACCACATGTGGGGTTTAAGCATTATGCCGGTTATATAACCGTTAATGAAAGTCATGGTAGAGCACTGTTTTACTGGTTCTTTGAAGCTGTTCACAAACCTCAAAACAAGCCTCTTGTTCTCTGGCTCAATGGAG GCCCTGGATGCTCCTCAATTGGATACGGCCAATCCGAAGAATTAGGACCTTTCTTCCCTCAAAAAGGAAGGCAACCAAAGTTGAAATTTAACAAACATGCATGGAACAAAG CTGCTAATCTGCTGTTTGTCGAATCTCCTGTCGGTGTTGGATTTTCTTACACCAATACTTCCAGTGACATCCCCGCACTTGGTGATTCTATTACTG CAAAGGATTCTTATGCATTCCTTGTGAACTGGTTCAAAAGATTTCCGCAGTTTAAGTCCCATGAATTTTACATTACTGGAGAAAGTTATGCAG GACATTATGTTCCGCAGCTTGCAGAGGTCATCTTTGACATGAACAAAATTGCTTCTAAGGCAAATTATATTAATCTGAAAGGATTCCTG ATAGGGAATGCGTTGTTGGATGACGAAACAGATCAGACAGGGATGGTTGATTATGCATGGGACCATGCTGTTATTTCGGACAAAGTCTACCAAGATATCAAATCCAACTGCAACTTCAAAAGTAACAATCTAAGCGTAGCATGCAACAACGCTCTAAACGAGTACTTTTTAGTATACAACATCATAGACATGTACAGCTTGTACGCACCTACCTGCGTTGAGAAGAGCAGCACCTCCACTCGCCAACGTTCTGCTATTAATGGCGCTGCTCCTCACTTGTTCTCCAAATTT GAACAGTGGCACAGGAAACCCGCAGGATATGATCCATGTGTAGAAACTTACACACAAGAATATCTAAACAGACCGGATGTTCAAGCAGCACTTCATGCCAACGTCACCAAAATCCCGTATAATTGGACTCATTGCAG TGACATTATCTCAACGTGGGGGGATGCGCCAGCTTCAATCCTTCCTGTTGTTAAGAAGCTTGTGAACGGAGGCCTGCGGATTTGGGTTTACAG TGGCGACACGGATGGGAGAATCCCAGTGACAGCAACAAGGATGACACTGAATAAACTTGGTCTGAAGACTGTTCAAGAGTGGACACCCTGGTACAGCAAGCAACAG GTGGGAGGATGGAGCATTGGCTATGACGGGCTGACATTTGTGACGGTCAGAGGCGCAGGTCACCAGGTTCCGACTTTCAAGCCTAAGGAAGCTCTTCTGTTGCTCAAGCACTACTTAGCCAACAAAACAATGCCATCTAAACCCTTCTAA
- the LOC141611058 gene encoding uncharacterized protein LOC141611058 codes for MAVLFKKFQEAVKVLAKSPTFSKDPRHLQFEADINRLFLYTSYNRLGKDIEEPDVEEIIDMATKAPLDDQQKQVQENTHAQIRNLSLLMDEILLPDKKSEEQLGSTQHNSVPRRTGLSFAVGQATSSPSKHPVIPETKPLKLADVRQALKDHLGYSLAVRPSEIPHKDAGQGLFLEGEADVGSVIAIYPGVTYSPAYYRYIPGYPQVNARNSFLITRYDGTVINAQPWGHGGDVREYWHGATTYPQGTPSEQIVLKGSDRLWKMLSKPIENTKKVANGEILERRNPLAFAHFANHPPQGTVPNVMVCQYDFPLDEKDMRPYIPNISFASEEGVKLRRFGSFWFKSRSSVNNTTDCPIQKSLVLVATRAIRDEEILLNYRLSNSKQRPSWYSPVDEEEDRRRWS; via the exons ATGGCGGTTCTCTTCAAGAAATTTCAGGAG GCTGTTAAAGTTCTTGCCAAAAGCCCCACATTTTCAAAGGACCCAAGGCACCTGCAATTCGAAGCTGACATAAACCGCCTCTTCCTTTATACAAG TTATAACCGATTAGGGAAGGACATTGAAGAGCCAGATGTCGAGGAGATAATTGATATGGCCACCAAAGCACCTCTTGATGACCAACAGAAGCAGGTTCAAGAGAATACACATGCTCAGATAAGAAACCTCTCGTTATTGATGGACGAAATTCTTCTTCCTGACAAGAAATCTGAAGAACAACTGGGATCAACACAACATAACAGTGTTCCTCGACGAACTGGACTTAGTTTTGCTGTTGGTCAGGCCACCAGCTCTCCGAGTAAACATCCAG TCATACCTGAGACAAAACCTTTGAAGCTAGCTGATGTACGTCAAGCCTTGAAGGACCATCTTGGTTACTCGCTAGCAGTTCGACCTTCTGAAATTCCTCACAAGGATGCTGGCCAAGGTCTATTTCTAGAAGGTGAAGCTGATGTTGGCTCTGTCATAGCCATTTACCCTGGAGTAACCTACTCCCCTGCATACTATCGCTACATTCCTGGATACCCACAAGTGAATGCCCGCAACTCTTTTTTGATCACTAGGTATGACGGTACTGTGATAAACGCCCAGCCGTGGGGTCATGGAGGCGATGTCCGGGAGTATTGGCATGGTGCGACGACCTACCCTCAAGGCACTCCTTCAGAACAAATTGTTCTAAAAGGTTCCGATCGACTCTGGAAAATGCTTAGCAAGCCTATAGAGAACACCAAGAAAGTGGCCAACGGGGAGATATTAGAACGGAGGAATCCACTTGCATTCGCCCATTTTGCCAACCATCCTCCACAGGGGACGGTTCCAAATGTAATGGTTTGCCAGTATGATTTTCCGTTGGATGAGAAGGATATGAGACCATATATCCCGAATATATCATTTGCGAGTGAAGAGGGAGTGAAGTTGAGGAGGTTTGGGAGTTTTTGGTTCAAGTCTCGGAGTTCTGTTAATAATACAACAGATTGTCCTATTCAGAAATCGCTTGTTCTGGTCGCCACCAGGGCCATACGTGATGAAGAAATCCTCCTTAACTACCGGCTGAGCAACTCAAAACAACGGCCATCATGGTATTCTCCAGTTGACGAAGAGGAAGACCGAAGAAGATGGAGCTAA